A region of the Mangifera indica cultivar Alphonso chromosome 10, CATAS_Mindica_2.1, whole genome shotgun sequence genome:
GTACAGTTCCTTTTACAATGACCTTATGGCTTTCATAGCTGCTAATGTATCTGATTCTGCCatgatcaaaatttttgaaGAGAGACTGAGAATCTAACTCATTTAGGTCCTGTTAAAAACCCTGATTGGACCTGTGTCGAACCGGTTCAGCTGGGACTGGGACTCTGAATATGTCTTTCACGAGCATACTATTCATGTCATTTTTGATCAAAAGTTGTTTCCCGGTCAGAAGGCATTCcatcaattcaatttatttcttatttttaaagtGTTCATAGGGTGGTCTCGTGATTTCTGCTGGGCGGTCCATGGTTGTGACTTGAGTAGGGGTGGTTTTGTGAGTTGGATGTTAAGAAATTTCAGTTTAACTTAGCTTAACTTGAACCCTCTTGTCACACCAACATCATTGCATTGGAAAATTGACTATCgatgattctttttcttattctccGATGAGGTGAACTtgttatattagattttgagttagttattttgaattaaaaccaagTCTGAGCTGCCTTTTGTTTGGGTTTGGTTTGCCCTAGACTTGTGagtcagtttgagtttgattcatcTGTGTTTTCGCCTCAACCATTTActttattagaaatattatttatctctttaattataaattgattttttttactttgatatCAACCCTTTAGCAGGTAGTAGCAGGTAATATATACAGATctaaacaaactcaaacttgatttttatgtttttgtacaAACTTGAATTGATTTTAAGTTTGGTCAGTTTGAAGACCTCTCAAGACAGGACATGGGCATTTCAATGATTTATGATTGATCCCAGGAAAAAGAAGTGGGTCCAAAAAGTCAATCATCGCCACAAAAGTCAAGTggcataaacaaacaaaaaaataatggcTCAGCATCCCAATCCCAGTATAGACGACATGAACAAGAAAAGTTTAGTAACCCTCAGGTGTTTTATCTAATCAAAGACACATAAAGAAGGGTTAGGCGGTGGAAAAGAGAGGGAAAGTGAGAGAGACCGTTTTGTCGTAAACACTAAAGAAGAGTTAAAAAGATTGGTACAAATTTGACCAAAAAGGGTTTGTTTGGCTCGATTTTCTTGTGTAGTTGGTTTTAAAATGCCAAAGAGTTGAGTTGGGTTTGTCTCTGTGTAGGAAAATATGTCAGGCGATGGCGGTGGGAATTGAAAGAAGCCTCACAGCCAGAACCACCCGTAAACAATTAATATACGAAAAGATGGTGACAGAAGATTGAATTATTAGAAGTAACGTTTGAAGAGAGCCAAGGGAATGAAACGTGGCTTCACTCTGACCATTATTTCTTTCTCATCACTTTatgacaaatttatttattttttcaaaccataTTTCTACGATCAATTGATATTGAATCcgatgaatttatatttatattttcagattttatatttgttttcattatatgGTCTTcagttatatgtataataaatgCATGCACAATGACGACCAGAAGATTGAAAGGCCATTGGCGAATATTGCATTAAATTCGATAGAGAAATTTTATAGAAGTTGTGAAGAACTTTGAGTTTTTCTCTATTTCGCGAACATTGCATTGAATTTGATAGAGAAATTTTATACAAGTCCTGAAGAACtctgagggttttttttttttttttttaatttcaaattcgtcataaaaaattattttttgatataataatacatatgtAATCGGAGTTTTTATACTAAAAAGAGACataatgaaattttgttttttttttaatttttataatgtatacattaaaagttttcttttataaaaatgtgAAAGTTATATTTTTACAGCAATGtaaattaagtaataaaatataaaaaaaacactttaattttgtaaaagaaataattttttgagcTACTAAGTTGATGGAGTTATTGAAATAGgctaataattaatattgggATTTGAAACGAATAGGATAggtttaaattgagtttaaataagagccaattcaaatttaaaactcaGTTCGAAGCCACGATAACTAGTATGAGATTGGGTTTGATTTGCATAATAGGTGAATAGTATTAACATTATACTAAATATGAATgttaaataatagtaaaaacaACTCATTACCAATTATTTATGGAAAAGTTAAGGATTGATTGTAATAGATAGAAAATAAGATGGTGATTGAAAGAGTTGAACAGAGAATGTAGTCCGTATGGACATGGTTCCCCTCCCCTTCCACCTTATCGTCTTCATCACTTCTGGTAGGAAGGAAGCTTGTTTAATTGCTCCACTCAAGCTATAATTTTCAATCCAATAAATTTTGTGAATTGGGTGTAATATCTCAGTAAaaatttcttattctttctcCTCAACGTAAGAATGTTTTAggcaattttaataattttttatacatattcatttttaaagaattgaaaagaagaagaaactgaaTCTCTTACTGTTTATTTTGCACACAGAAAGTTTCCCAAAACCtgcaaataaaactaaaatgaaatgGAGCTCAGAATGATCCAAAACAGTGTCACCAAAAATGTATTGGCCATAAATTCCCACCCTATAAGAGGCCTTCAAATTCTGTTGGAAGCCGACAATTCCAACCCCATCAAATCTAGTCTCACTGTGTTCTTcacctcatatttttctctgCTGTTGCTGCTTCTCACATATTCCCTCACTTTCTTGGCTCAAATTTTGTAGGATTTTGGCTCTGACTATCATGTTGGAATCCGAAAATGAATCACTTGGCGGAAGACATTATGGCAATGGAGTTCTTAGCTCCACTAAACACGCTGTCAAAACCGCCGGATTTGAGCCCAGGGGTCAATCTCGGTAAGTTTTTAGCCTATGCATTTTACAAgacttaaaatttttgttttttaacaagGCTTGCTTATTCTGCTTATAGGTATGTTGCTACTGATATTCCAAGTGACTTTCTGGTTCAAACTGGAGATATTAATTTTCACTTGCACAAGGTAGCTGCATATTCTTGTTCTGATATGTGAAAATTTCCCTTGTTCAAGTTTCCTGATTCAGAATTTTTCTTGTGTATTTGCAAAGTATCCAATGCTTTCTAGAAGTGGAAAGATAAACAGACTGATATATGAGTCTCGAAACCCGGATATTGTTAACAAGATTGCCCTGGATGATCTTCCTGGAGGACCTGAGGCTTTCGAGCTAGTTGCGAAATTCTGCTATGGGATTGCAGTTGATATAACAGCAGCCAATGTATCCACGCTAAGGTGTGCTGCAGAGTATCTTGAGATGACAGAGGACTTGGAAGAAGGCAACCTGATCTTTAAAACAGAAGCCTTTCTTAgttatgttgttttgtcatCCTGGAGATACTCCATAATTGTATTGAAAAGTTGTGAAAAGCTGTCTCCATGGGCTGAAAATCTTCAGATTGTTCGAAGGTGTAGCGAATCCATAGCTTGGAAGGCTTGTGCAAACCCTAAAGGAATCAGATGGGCTTATACTGAAAAACCCCTAAAAGCTTCGAGTCCAGAATTGAATGATATCATAGATTCAAGTCCCCGTAGGAAGAATCAATCCGTTCCTCCTGATTGGGGGTTTGAAGATGTTTCGATTCTCAGAATCGATCACTTTGTCAGGGTTATTACAGCCATCAAAGTAAAGGGTATGCGATCTGAATTGATCGGGGCTGCAATAATGCATTATGCCACAAAATGGCTTCCAGGTATGGTCAGAGAAGGTGCAGGTGCTGCTGGAGATGAAACAAGCTGTGGCAGTGCCAGTAGTAGCAACAGTTGGAAAGGGGGACTACATATGATCATGGCGAGGACTAGAGAGGATCCTCCGACCGTTCATTTCAAGGATCAACAGAATATCATCGAGAGCCTAATTAGCATAATTCCGCCGAAAGACAGTGTGACATGCAGCTTCCTGCTGAGGCTCCTGAGAATGGCCAACATGTTAAAAGTGGCGCCTGCCTTGGTCAATGAATTGGAGAAACGGGTTGGGATGCAGTTTGAGCAGGTTACATTGGCTGATCTTCTTATTCCTACTTACAATAAAGGAGAAACTTTGTATGATGTGGAGCTTGTGCAGAGGCTTTTGGAGCATTTTCTTATTCATGAACAGACAGAAAGTTCAAGTCCCAGCAGGCAATCTTTTTCGGATAAGCACATGTATGATGGAGCTCAAAGGGCTAATAATGGCACAAGTGCTCAGATGAGAGTGGCAAGGCTTGTTGATGGTTATCTCACTGAAGTAGCCAGAGATAGAAACCTGTCTTTGATAAAATTTCAGGTTTTGGCTGAAGCTTTACCAGAATCTGCAAGGACCTGTGATGATGGACTTTATAGAGCAGTTGATTCCTATCTTAAGGTAATTTTCTGATTGTTCTCcaaaagttttcatttttctttcgtACATTGTTATTAAATGTCCAATTTTTCAGAGAAATAATAACGTCTGGAGATATTGgactattttttttcaacattgaACATTAAACATTTCTGAGAATGAAttctgatatattttttttcaacaaattaCCAGGCGCATCCAACACTATCTGAGCATGAAAGGAAGCGGCTAAGTCGAGTGATGGATTGGCAGAAACTGTCAATGGACGCATGCATGCACGCCGCTCAAAACGAAAGGCTCCCTCTAAGAGTTGTGGTGCAAGTCCTCTTCTCAGAACAGGCAAAGATCAACAACGCAATAGCAACCACCTCACTGAAAGAAGCCGCCGAAAGCCAGTACCAGCCCATCATCTCCAACAGAAAGACACTGCTTGAAGGGACGCCGCAGTCATTCCAGGAAGGATGGGCAGCCGCCAAGAAGGATATTAATACActtaagtttgagcttgaaagCTCCAAGGGCAAGTACCTTGAGCTGCAGGATGAGATGGAGAATCTGCAGAGGCAGTTTGATAAGATGTCAAAGCAGAAACAAACTTCTGCATGGAGTAGTGGGTGGAAGAAATTGAGCAGACTTACAAAGATGAAACAGTTGGAGGACGTTCAAACTTCTGCAGATCAGAATAGAAAGACACCTAGAAGATGGAGAAACTCAATCCCCTGATTGCCAAAGGAATGCCTGTACATTTATATTCAGTGTTACATATTGCTAATGTTTTCTTCCACTGTTACGATTCCATCTCTCTgtgcttttttttcttcttcttgaagttcaatttttttttcttgtacttttttgttttgtgtaatataggttttaatttttatacttataagcgcaatatatattttcaatatggtatcagagcataagCCAAACGACGGACCTAACGGTCTAAAGTATtcttggatacaagtgacaacgtaCCCAGTAAAAAACCTATTAAATCAAAAAACGAGTCTAACAACTTAAGTGGTTATACTTAAACGGAGATgttagagactcaaataaaaaataaagaaagagagtcttacatctaataaacttgaataaaatgaGTAGTATATTAATGTGTgaattggaccttaacacaagttaattgattttgtgtaatataagtttcaatcttcacacttataagcgtaatatatattttcaatagtccttaatttgtaaaaattgcTTTCAAAACAAGGAAGAAGAGTAGCAGTGCAATTTGTTAGCAAAATGTTTGTGCCTGTTGTAAGATTGTTTGCTTAAATTCTCATTTGATGTACTTATGTTTTCAAAGGAGAAAGAAGGTGATGATTTACCCTTCACTGTTCTAAACCTGGATCGGTGTCATTGCGGTTAATCCTTCATGCTATCTGTCATGAAGTTGGCCAAGTTAGATAGTGAAAATCTGACCGAACCCAATAGTTATAATGGTCAAACTGTCATGCTGAATATGGCGTCATGAAAGTCAAATCAATATGTTGTCTGTTACGAAGTTGTCaagttaaagagtgaaaattcaatcaaactcaATGGTTACGACAGTTAAATTGTCATGTTATCCATCATGAATTTGGCCAaattaaagagtgaaaatttaTAACTATCATTGTGAGTCTCCAACtaagtttatttaataaagaatataaatttactcGTTTGCATATGGTTTATGGTTTTTCTTCCTACGATTGGCTAACGTACCAAAATCAAGCACAtcataaagaagaaagatgagcTAATATTTATTACTTACTGAAAAATATCAAACTGTTTTCTGTACttgaaaagaaaggagaaaaactGATGCAACAAATTCACATACAGAAATTAAGATTAAGAAGATGAGATCAGTATAATTAAACAGAGGTTATTTTCCAATTGTACTGCATGAACAGCGACCAGCCATATGTAGACATCTTGGAGTATGGTAAGGAAGTTTTGTCAACtcaaaaatttccaaaatttcatAGCAAATGCAACAAGCAAGCATTGGGGCTTGTTCCCTATGTAAGTAAACCAATGCCAGTGCTCAAGCTAAACTTTCTTTAAGCACATAAGCTAAAACTAGGGCCTTCGTTATCAACTTCCATATGGAAGATACGCATGTTTCTATAAAAGAATGTTGGGTTGCGAAGTGCAAACTTCTTTCAACAGCATAATTTTATGGTAAAATCCACaaaagagtaaaataaaattgttcagCAGATTTCTAATTgctaaaatcatttatattattattataaccaCATAGTTGTATCAGGTATTTTTGTACAAAGAGTGTGGTACTTAATGAGTACAAAGAAACACACGCATCATTGTATAATTGatcaatattgtttttttttatatttaattcaaaattatttaatcatataataacacattaatttatttgtaatcaTTAATACCCATATTTTTGTACCTGGAATATTCATGTTATGTTAAAAGGTATCTTTATCACAAATTGATTATGAACaaatacataacataaaaaGGAAAGGATAACAACAGCAATAACATCAACAACAGGCAATAGGCAAAGCAAAAACACTTTGTTCAATTATTGAAAACCCAAGTCTTCTGCCCTTCGGCCATAAAGTAACAGGGAACCTTTTTCAGATTACTTTACAGATATTAACACCAACATGATGTGGTTTAAGATAAAGGGTAAACACAAAAGCATTACAATATCAAGAAGGAAAGAGACGTGGAAGGAGGGTCCCAAGCTACCCAACACGCATGCACTAAATCCATGGAGGTTCTCAATGCACCTACTAATAAAGCTTCCTCATTTTGCAACACAGGCCACCACCACTATCAATATTCCCATGACATGCCTCACAAATCTTTGAGGCTTTCTTTAATAAATCTCAACAAAGAGCTTTATAAAGATAATCATTCCTGGTCAACAAACAAAACCCTGTTTTTTATTCCTCCAAAGAGTAACGCCATCCcatttcttctttcctttttccttttttacccCATTATATACAGCTCTCTacagagaaggaaaaaaaggtaATAGAAAGGACCCACAAAGCTAAAGTTATTGTAGTGGTTTCAGATTCATCAATCATTCAAGCAAAGAATTCTTGGTGTTAATACCTTTCCATCCTTGTCTACACCTTTTAAACAAGTTGCAACTTACCAATAGTTACACCCCTAAAGCATTGGCTTTATGCTTTAAAGACTGCAGATAATCTATGGCTTCATCAAGGACCACCAGTGAATCCTTTCCCTTTACACCGGGAATTATACTCTGCAGAATTCTTAAAGTCTGGCAAATCTTATCCTTGTTACACTGTTTGTTACTCAAATTGGAATCCACTTCCTCTCTTTGAGTCTGGTCATTTGCACAGCTCGATTCTGTATCAGTGTCAGATTGTGATGCTTTTTGGAACACCCCATTGAACAATTTCTGCCTTTTGTCTGGGCAATCAGAGCCTGCAAATTCCTCTGCCATTTTCACTATATGTTCAAGTTTCTCGTTGGTTACTTCAACGTGACCAACTGCAAGTGGAGAGTGATCGGTGCTCTTTACTTTATCGTCATCACTACAGTCACTATCTTCATCTGAGTAAAGTAGGGCATTAATTTCTTCAGAGTCTTC
Encoded here:
- the LOC123227343 gene encoding root phototropism protein 3-like, with translation MLESENESLGGRHYGNGVLSSTKHAVKTAGFEPRGQSRYVATDIPSDFLVQTGDINFHLHKYPMLSRSGKINRLIYESRNPDIVNKIALDDLPGGPEAFELVAKFCYGIAVDITAANVSTLRCAAEYLEMTEDLEEGNLIFKTEAFLSYVVLSSWRYSIIVLKSCEKLSPWAENLQIVRRCSESIAWKACANPKGIRWAYTEKPLKASSPELNDIIDSSPRRKNQSVPPDWGFEDVSILRIDHFVRVITAIKVKGMRSELIGAAIMHYATKWLPGMVREGAGAAGDETSCGSASSSNSWKGGLHMIMARTREDPPTVHFKDQQNIIESLISIIPPKDSVTCSFLLRLLRMANMLKVAPALVNELEKRVGMQFEQVTLADLLIPTYNKGETLYDVELVQRLLEHFLIHEQTESSSPSRQSFSDKHMYDGAQRANNGTSAQMRVARLVDGYLTEVARDRNLSLIKFQVLAEALPESARTCDDGLYRAVDSYLKAHPTLSEHERKRLSRVMDWQKLSMDACMHAAQNERLPLRVVVQVLFSEQAKINNAIATTSLKEAAESQYQPIISNRKTLLEGTPQSFQEGWAAAKKDINTLKFELESSKGKYLELQDEMENLQRQFDKMSKQKQTSAWSSGWKKLSRLTKMKQLEDVQTSADQNRKTPRRWRNSIP
- the LOC123228117 gene encoding transcription factor bHLH143-like translates to MCGSSQKGFLVFDQSGNQTQLIYSSVCPFVLNPPDSVRKLGPIYRSHEDQAIKMDKFSPLKAILCEESDENNNSGEESEMHEDSEEINALLYSDEDSDCSDDDKVKSTDHSPLAVGHVEVTNEKLEHIVKMAEEFAGSDCPDKRQKLFNGVFQKASQSDTDTESSCANDQTQREEVDSNLSNKQCNKDKICQTLRILQSIIPGVKGKDSLVVLDEAIDYLQSLKHKANALGV